Proteins encoded together in one Vanessa cardui chromosome 19, ilVanCard2.1, whole genome shotgun sequence window:
- the LOC124537905 gene encoding eukaryotic translation initiation factor 2D: MFAKPYKLKSNNTLKNSEKKYLVQRIQNEFPKATEEKVKELVPIKSNSSCMKLILHSGDTVGVYVVDGVPMMIDLGEKLVPTVCALWKVNDLIPVISIHSPVLSKVQGGAPLYAPGVVTDSAKFPQFPRGAVIAACTTDNGAAGIIGRAVISSADLLIATMGVCLETYHVFGDLLCKDTKFSKITRPKLDPSVYDITEAISADISQLQIQPVREEWPSLVKEPVAVTNEPKVIPDAEQDVQVESTSLQEEQDINDSVATACSEEEEDEIPADMDGLLRWCLLSFLKREGKHIELPLKTNLLYKNHLMPYCPSDRTLDVKKSTYKKMGKFLEAMEREGLIQVREVDKGVDALVALQLAHPLVRHHRAPARPPAGPPAGPPAGAPQAPAPPRVRELHCVTAHVAEIFAPLKKGTALSAGEVRAALARYAAARGLAARGAVALDAALAKVAARQPQELMKWEELMSTVLGRMTPSTEMSFPDGTVKLTKSRLEPIKMQVVTRSGNKKVTLVSNLEAFGFELPSLAHASQLRVGAACGVTRSPAARADQLLLQGDQTHFVAKLLIEEYGLPKKFVEGADKALNKKK, encoded by the exons ATGTTTGCCAAACCATATAAGTTGAAATCTAACAACACTTTAAAAAATTCTGAAAA GAAATATCTTGTGCAACGTATACAGAATGAGTTTCCAAAGGCTACAGAGGAAAAAGTCAAAGAATTAGTACCTATAAAATCTAATAGTAGTTGTATGAAATTGATTCTACACTCGGGTGATACTGTCGGCGTGTATGTAGTTGACGGAGTACCAATGATGATAGATCTCGGAGAGAAATTGGTACCAACCGTATGTGCACTATGGAAAGTTAATGATTTAATTCCTGTAATCAGTATACATTCACCGGTGCTAAGTAAG gtacAAGGTGGTGCACCATTATATGCCCCAGGAGTAGTGACTGATAGTGCAAAGTTCCCCCAGTTTCCCCGTGGAGCTGTGATAGCTGCTTGCACCACGGATAATGGAGCAGCTGGAATTATAGGCCGTGCTGTTATATCCTCTGCTGATTTACTGATAGCTACTAT gGGTGTATGTCTTGAAACTTACCATGTGTTTGGAGATCTGTTGTGCAAAGATACCAAGTTCTCAAAGATTACAAGGCCTAAACTAGACCCATCAGTTTATGACATAACTGAGGCCATATCTGCAGACATTAGCcag TTGCAAATACAACCAGTTAGGGAAGAATGGCCAAGTCTAGTAAAGGAGCCGGTTGCAGTTACTAATGAACCAAAAGTAATACCAGATGCTGAGCAAGACGTGCAAGTTGAGTCAACATCACTTCAAGAAGAACAAGATATTAATGATTCTGTAGCTACAG CATGTTCTGAAGAAGAAGAAGACGAAATACCTGCAGACATGGATGGTTTATTGCGCTGGTGCCTTCTGTCTTTTCTGAAACGAGAGGGCAAGCATATAGAACTCCCGCTTAAAACTAACCTGCTCTATAA aAATCACCTTATGCCATACTGTCCATCGGATAGAACATTGGATGTAAAAAAGTCAACCTACAAGAAAATGGGAAAATTCCTTGAAGCCATGGAAAGG GAAGGCCTGATCCAAGTGCGCGAGGTGGACAAGGGCGTGGACGCACTGGTGGCGCTGCAGCTCGCGCACCCGCTCGTGCGGCACCACCGCGCGCCCGCCCGGCCCCCCGCCGGGCCCCCCGCCGGGCCCCCCGCCGGGGCCCCGCAGGCCCCCGCGCCACCGCGCGTCAGAGAGCTGCACTGCGTCACTGCGCACGTCGCAGAAATCTTCGCGCCGCTCAA GAAGGGCACGGCGCTGTCGGCGGGGGAGGTGCGCGCGGCGCTGGCGCGCTacgcggcggcgcgcgggcTGGCGGCGCGCGGGGCCGTCGCGCTCGACGCCGCGCTCGCCAAGGTCGCCGCCCGCCAGCCGCAG GAGCTCATGAAGTGGGAAGAACTGATGTCGACCGTGTTGGGGCGTATGACACCCAGCACGGAGATGTCCTTCCCCGACGGAACCGTGAAACTCACCAAGTCGCGCCTCGAACCGATCAAGATGCAAGTCGTAACGAGAAGCGGGAATAAAAAG GTGACGCTGGTGTCCAACCTGGAGGCGTTCGGGTTCGAGCTGCCGTCGCTGGCGCACGCGAGCCAGCTGCGCGTGGGCGCGGCGTGCGGCGTCACGCGCtcgcccgccgcgcgcgccgaCCAGCTGCTGCTGCAGGGCGACCAG ACTCATTTTGTAGCAAAACTCTTAATTGAGGAGTATGGTCTGCCCAAGAAATTTGTAGAAGGAGCAGACAAAGCCTTGAACAAGAAGAAGTAA